The genomic DNA aagtaatgttttcctcacctcaaacagcaagcaaacgaagtctgtttttacatccattgagaatgacaataattcctcaatgtatttgaaaaatctttcatGCTCTCTCCCTTTAGataaatgtcatgctctgatccagtggaaacgtcacaaaataggcctacctgattacttcttatcccttgcgcaaatagcctacagcggTGTGTCCAGAGTTCACTGGCACgggaaactgagggcccagaatattttatacaatgttgcaaggagCTTCAGGCCgcacccaagttaatagttgatacaatgtttcaagttctttgcagacaggccatgcgtagccaatgtgatttataggatatttattttaaaatcagGATCTTTTCTACCTGCTGgatgcaatgtttttatttgttggctttataggTTATTTTTACATAGTTACTTTTTAGgattgtatcattttcatttagatttttgatgaaccacatgacaatgattttgagatacgaagaccttgttataaattaaatgaaactgttccacgaaaacgtgcatatgaaaaccataacaggcacgcagatcggtagaaattgtaaaataaattggcattccacatgggAAAGTTTGCTGACTCCTCATgaagcctattaccggcaacttcaggagaataacggcagaatctgcgaaagccagtaGGAGCGGGGGGATGGTGGGGACAGGTTAAAGTTTTGTCTTCtggttatcttgatctctggctccctcgagtcatttgtgtcttatttAACAAACAGTGAGCTTAAAGCATcaaacaagctcaatgcatatatagttaattttattaaaacacatagggtgtatctatatggaaaaatacacatttggtcgaaagaacagacgacttacTGTCAACAAagattattttttgttgttggagACAGCCCTAACACACTCGAAAGGACATAAGGGTTAACCTGTGAGCTCTTCTTTGTCACACTGTGGGGATATCTGTGAGTACACTACCTGCAAGTTTAGGGGCCATGGGATCCTCTGATACATGGACAGGGCTCTCCTTCACCTCCCCAGTCTTCTCATGCTGCTCCACGGCGGCCAGGAAGGGAGCCACTACCTCCACCACGTTCTTTACCTCCACGTAGGCCTGAGGGCTTCCAGGCAGAGGCTTGGAGTTGTGGAAGAGGCTAGCCCAGGATTTGGGGGGGTTGGCAGCGGGCGCAGCCGGAGGGGCAGGCGACTGAGGCTGCTCTGCCACCGCCGGCTGGGCCTCAGAGTCTGGGGACGAGGCAGGCTCCACTGAGGGAGCTGGGGCCTGCTGCTGGGGCTGCTCCCCTGCCTCAGAGGCCTCCTTGTGTCCGTCTGCACTGATGCCAGCATGGGGCTCAGCCAGCCCATTGGCCACCCCACTgtccccagtctcctcctcttcttcagtagtagcagtagcaatgGTGGCAGGGGGGCTGGCCTCAGCAAccgaggggggaggaggggaggtggggcAGGGGCTGTGCCCGCCGCTGCCCAGCAGTTCAGGGCTCTCTGGAGCCATGTTCTCAGGCTGCTGCTCTGCAGTCCTGCCCCCCTCTGCCCGCCCACTGCtctgagaggaggaggaagaggaggaggaggaggaagccgCGTCTTTACCATCTGATAAAGAGGTGGCTCCACTCGTGAAGTCCAAAGACGATTCATCAGGGCTATCACAAGTCCTCTGATTCACAGCAGCCGACGCATCCGCCGCTGCTGCCCTAGTGACAGGGGCTGAGGTGGAAAGTTTGCCCCCTGACAATGCCTTACCAACCATGTCCTGCGACCCAAGGTGAGGGCCGCTAAGAGCGTGTCCATTCACCAACCCCTTTCCAGGAGGCCCGTCTATGCCCATGCCACCGCTATTGGGGCCCGAGCCCTCCAGGTAGTTGTAGTATCCTGGCGGTcgctttttctttttcttcctctccctctggcCCAAGCTGCCCGGGCCCCCATCCCCATCCTGGCAGTTCTGGTTGCTGTCCATGGCGCAGGGCTCCGAGTCTGGGCCATCTGGGCCGTCGGGGCCATCCGGGCCGTCCAGGGAGTTGTAGTGTGCTCCGTCTGGGACGTCTGCCGCCGGAGAGAGGGCTGTGGCTGTCTGCAGGACATTCTGAGACGGCTGACAGCCCAGGATGAACTCCGGAGCCTGGGGGTTCAGAGTGCTGGACACCTTGAAGAGAGGATCCTTCACTCCCACAGGCTCCAAGTCCATCACCTCGTCCACACCAAACTCAATGCGCTGGTAGTCTTCGCCTGCAGAGGAGGATAAGTCAGTCAGCTTGGGAACATAAGGCACTACAGTTCTGCACTGAAGACAAAGGTTCATAAggatcacacaacacaataaaaTACTACTTGGCCAATATCTGACCTCCAAAACAGGTTTTGGCATCATGAAATATACAACACAATTTCCAACTTCTTTAACTGTCACAAACTCAATTGAATAACAAACATTGACCTTTAGTACTCCACAAATAAAAGTATCAAGCAACGAACAGTAAGTTCAATATCGATTAAATTTAACAAGTTGCTAACATCTCAAATTGGAAGATTATAGGCAGTGAGAGAAAGAGCTGAAGGTGAACATGAAGAAAACGTTAGTAAATGCAGATCAGATCATCCCAACACTCTGAATATGGTACGGCTGGGCTATATAAGACATGACTGGTCATCCATACAACCCAGCCACCGGAAACCCTGAGGGGGAATGTAAGGTATGGTTAGAGTACGGTTGTGATTCGCTCTTCTCTGTGGATTAGAGTGTCCTCTGTTAGTGTTTTTATCAAAGGGATTTCATTCCAGAGAGTCATAATGATGCACTGAGAGTAATACCCTTGCAAAACAAAATGCCTATTGTAATTGTTAGCTTCCATATAAGACCATTACTATGCCCTTATAAGTCCAATAAAAGAGGGTTCTCTCAATCCATCCAGTTAAGTGAGGGGGTATACAAATCACAAGTCAACTTAAAGCACTGCTGCGGTGCAAATGTGTTTAATGcaatagagagaggagatattTAACGGCATCTAAGCATGCAAAGCCTCACAGATCGTACGGACAGGGAAGAATGAGAGTAAATAGGGGCAAGGTTTAGAAAGCCACCAGTTTTTGAGACCTGGGTTTGAGTTCTTCAGCAACAAGTAATAAGCACAGAGTGTCGGACCCAAAACTCACCGCAAACCTGCCGTCTCATAGACTCCGTAATGTAAGGCACAGCAGGAGTGCAGTAACTTCCTGAATAATTCATACAAATCAAGGTAAAAATCAAGTGTTATGAGCAGGGGAGGGGTATGGTTGACAGACTTTTTGTAACTTGGTGGCTCAAAAATCCCTGCTCTGCAGGTATGTTTGGACATATTTTTTACAAGTAAAACCTTATCTTAAAACAATATGAATTCAGACTGTCACTCTCTTCCATGCAGTTCAGTCAGGTTGGTCTGGATCCAACTAGCACAGACGGACGTATGTTTGACTTTGGTCATAACCATTAAATCATGTGGGGGCAAGAGTGTTGTCAACCCAGAGAGCGCTGGTCAGCCTCATGCGGATGACGTTTGGAATGGTCTACGAGACAAACTTAAATAAAATCAGAGCAATCCAGTACAGACGTTCTTACCTGAAGACTGACTGACGCAGGAGACTTTGTCATTGAAGGGGGGAAGCTGTCAAAGAGCAGAGAGATTAGATTACAACTAAAAAAAACACTTTCTAATTAAAGTAAACAATCAAATATAGCATTAATCTCATAGACCACGACTGTTCTCAGTCTTCCTGCTTATCAATTCATCACATCTGTGTGATGTGCACTTTGGAGAAGTGGGGCAGATGACAGTCCTGGTGATAAAAACACGTTATTTTGTGCTGGCTTATATTCTTCACGCTCACTAAACTGCAAACATGAGCAATAAACCATTGTCTTCTCTGTGTTTTAGACACAATGACAGTAGATATACACACTGGTCTAAATCTATAAACTCAGCGGTTTGGGTGTTGAGCTTACAAAAGTCCATTCTTAAGATCGACCCGGTTAACATTAAGAGCCACCGGCACTCCAACACTTAACACCGTAGACTATATGGTGTCAAAACAGCTATAAGCTGGAGGAAACGTATGTGAATAACTGTCTAATTCAAGCCTCATTCAAAAGTCTTTGTCTTACCTCAACATAACATCGTGGAGTCACGAAGAACTGATTGATCTCATCAGGGCTGAACTCCCCGAAGATGTACTGCGGAGAGAGAAAATACACATTTACATAAAATACATCTGATTCAACATACTGAGGATAATCATGTGCAACCTATTAGAATCAATATATTAAATCACTACATCTAttactgttagattaatttggattttaagaataatgactaaagaatttcaccccaaacacagtataaatgttagaattatcatgtagtgtcaacccactaacagagggggcgttactaaccattcaagggggaaggcgggaactgtttaagaaagccacctaaaggtgggaggagcatagtgcctttgtttgtcaaggggtataaaaacagtatgtttgtgtttttggccccAGAGCTCtcgccatgaataaaaatacagataagacttgtgagttgtggaccttgaatcattgatgattaaaaccagagccttacaacctctggtaatgattcaagcttagggtgaATTAGAGATAAAAAATTCACATGACAATTACATAACAAAATATTTCAGCTCAGATAAATGTTGGAAATGTGGTATCTTCAATATTAACATGTGTGGGTAACGTAAGTGTGAAATATTGCTAAAACATCCAAGAACCCATGAGAAACACACTTTGGAAAAAAGGCCGCTATAGCCCTCCATTTGTCTACAGAGAATTTTACAGACTAGGCGTACACCTCTTATCAATGAACTGACACAGTTGTGACAGCCCCGATGGAGAGGTAACACTAGGCCTCCTGGGAGAGGGCCTGCCTATCATCAGTCTGCCCAGATTGCGCAATGGGTTTCGGTAAAAGTAAGGGACAACATGGAAAAGTGATGAGTCATGCAGCATTAGAATGGCAAAATGGCTCCCGGCAGCCCACTTCACAGAGAACTGAGCCAAATGAAGAGACCTGACTCACTGGCTTCAGCCAATATGTAACATTTTTTGTAGTTTCTTCACAAGTGGAGTAAAACACAGCATTTGAAATCTTAGCTGACATTTGGCTACAATGCATTATTTTATCAATCTTATGTCCCCAATGTAACAACTTCAAAAATGTTCACACAATGTTCTGGGGCAGGAAAATGTTAATGGCAGTGAGGACAGTGAAGTACCATTACTTGGTAAGCTGGTCTGGACTTGTGACCTTCAAATCCCATTGGTTCATCCAGCTGGGCTTGACATTAACGCTTGTCCGGGGACAAGTAAAAAAAGAGTTTGGCAAGATGAATATGGATTTAAGTTGCCCGTATGGACAAGTAAAACAATTCAGGCGCaaatcacaatatcaaacaattactccaatcagaattggatcagaggccaacattggaataatattgtacatatacagtgagggaaaaaagtatttgatcccctgctgattttgtacgtttgcccactgacaaagaaatgatcagtctataattttaatggtaggtttatttgaacagtgagagacagaataacaacaaaaaaaacagaaaaacgcatgtcaaaaatgttataaattgatttgcattttaatgagggaaataagtatttgacccctctgcaaaacatgactcagtacttggtggcaaaacccttgttggcaatcacagaggtcagacgtttcttgtagttggccaccaggtttgcacacatctcaggagggattttgtcccactcctctttgcagatcttccaaATCATtagggtttcgaggctgacgtttggcaactcgaaccttcagctccctccacagattttctatgggattaaggtctggagactggctaggccactccaggaccttaatgtgcttcttcttgagccacttctttgttgccttggccatgtgttttgggtcattgtcatgctggaatacccatccatgacccattttcaatgccctggctgagggaaggaggttctcacccaagatttgacggtacatggccccatccatcgtccctttgatgcagtgaagttgtcctgtctccttagcagaaaaacacccccaaagcataatgtttccacctccatgtttgacggtggtgatggtgttcttggggtcaaagtcagcattcctcctcctccaaacacggcgagttgagttgatgccaaagaactccaccgttctcatgatcattgcagctccacgaggtgagatattgcatggagccccaggccgagggagattgacaggtcttttgtgtttcttccatttgcgaataatcgcaccaactgttgtcaccttctcaccaagctgcttgccgatggtcttgtagcccattccagccttgtgtaggtctacaatcttgtccttgacatccttggagagctctttggtcttggccatggtggagagtttggaatctgattgattgattgcttctgtggacaggtgtcttttatacaagtaacaagctgagattaggagcactccctttaagagtgtgctcctaatctcagcttgttacctgtataaaagacctgggaaccagaaatctttctggttgagagggggtcaaatacatatttccctcattaaaatgcaaatcaatttataaaatgtttgacatgcgtttttctggattttgttgttgttattctgtctctcactgttcaaataaacctaccattaaaattatagactgatcatttctttgtcagtgggcaaacgtacaaaatcagcaggggatcaaatagttttttacctcactgtataAAAAAGCCTACATTTCAAAGTGTATGTGATATGCATATTAGCTACAGCCTCATGTCAAAGTGTATGTGATATGCATATTAGCTACAGCCTCATGTCAAAGTGTATGTGATATGCATATTAGCTACAGCCTCATGTCAAAGTGTATGTGATATGCATATTAGCTACAGCCTCATGTCAAAGTGTATGTGATATGCATATTAGCTACAGCCTCATGTCAAAGTGTATGTGATATGCATATTAGCTACAGCCTCATGTCAAAGTGTATGTGATATGCATATTAGCTACAGCCTCATGTCCAAACCGATGCCAACATGAG from Coregonus clupeaformis isolate EN_2021a unplaced genomic scaffold, ASM2061545v1 scaf4779, whole genome shotgun sequence includes the following:
- the LOC121548628 gene encoding ubiquitin carboxyl-terminal hydrolase 10-like, producing the protein YVESDVFYVNVYFLSPQYIFGEFSPDEINQFFVTPRCYVELPPFNDKVSCVSQSSGSYCTPAVPYITESMRRQVCGEDYQRIEFGVDEVMDLEPVGVKDPLFKVSSTLNPQAPEFILGCQPSQNVLQTATALSPAADVPDGAHYNSLDGPDGPDGPDGPDSEPCAMDSNQNCQDGDGGPGSLGQRERKKKKKRPPGYYNYLEGSGPNSGGMGIDGPPGKGLVNGHALSGPHLGSQDMVGKALSGGKLSTSAPVTRAAAADASAAVNQRTCDSPDESSLDFTSGATSLSDGKDAASSSSSSSSSSQSSGRAEGGRTAEQQPENMAPESPELLGSGGHSPCPTSPPPPSVAEASPPATIATATTEEEEETGDSGVANGLAEPHAGISADGHKEASEAGEQPQQQAPAPSVEPASSPDSEAQPAVAEQPQSPAPPAAPAANPPKSWASLFHNSKPLPGSPQAYVEVKNVVEVVAPFLAAVEQHEKTGEVKESPVHVSEDPMAPKLAELIENVKLIHKPVSLQPRGLINRGNWCYINATLQALIACPPMYHLLKSIPLFNDTQRPCTSTPMMDNFVRLVNEFSNMPVPSKAKQQAAGEKIIKDIRPGAPFEPNYIYRLLTLIKSSLSEKGRQEDAEEYLGFTLNGLHEEMLALKKLISPQEDKAPTPNGPESQSGVDDDAADKEEGSDEEWEQVGPRNKTSITRQADFVRTPITDIFGGHIRSVVYQQNSKESATLQPFFTLQLDIQSEKIRTVQEALETLVARESVQGYTTKSKQE